Sequence from the Paenibacillus riograndensis SBR5 genome:
GAAACATCGAGGCGCTGCCCGGAATATTCGTAATGCTCTCCATCAGCAGGCCGCCGGTGCAGCTCTCCGCCGCACTCAAAGTCAATCCGGCATCCGCCATCCAATCGACGATCAGCTGTTCCAGCGGCACATCGATATTGGCGTACATATGCTCCGGCAGGATCTCCTGAATGGTTGTCTCCAGCACCTCCAGCTTCTGCATGGCCTCCCGTTCAGAAGGGGCTTTGGTGGATATGCGAACCGTTACCTCGCCCTCCTTGGCATAAGGGGCTATGGTCGGATCACTCTGATTCCTGATCAGATCAATCAGCTTATCCTCCAGGAGCGACTCTCCAATGCCGGCGAACTTAAGCATCTTCGAATAAATCGGCATTTCGCCGGTCAGTGCATGCTGCTGCAGCCAAGGCTTGGCCTGGCCAGTGAACATAGGCTTCATCTCCCGCGGTGGACCGGGAAGAACAATATAATATTTGCCTCCGTCAGCAAACGCAAGGCCCGCAGCAAGCCCCGTTTCATTCGGAAGCGGTGTGGCTCCATCAATGATAAGCGCCTGCTTGCGGTTATTTTCGGTCATTACAATTTTGCGTTCATCAAAAAAACGTTGTACATGATCCATGGCAAGCTGATCTATATGCAGGCTGCGGCCCAGGGAAGCCGCAAGCGCATCTTTGGTAAGATCATCCTCCGTGGGACCTATCCCGCCGGTGAATAGAATGACATCCGCACGGCTGCGGGCAATTTCGATGGCCTGCTGAAGGCGGCTGCTGTTATCCCCAACGACGGTCTGAAAGAACACATCAATTCCAAGCGCCGCCAGCTCCAGGGATAGAAACTGGGCATTGCTGTTTACGATCTGTCCGAGTAAAAGTTCTGTACCAACGGCAATAATTTCCGCTTTCATAGCTGGCTTTCTCCTCCTGGATGTAGAGTAATACATGTGTAATGGCGGCTTTGCGGCTAAGCGTTATGAAGCTCCAGCAAATCTTTATTTTTCACGAAATAGTCAATGCCAGAATAAATCGTAACCAGCGCTGCTGCCCAGATGGCAATAT
This genomic interval carries:
- a CDS encoding competence/damage-inducible protein A, translating into MKAEIIAVGTELLLGQIVNSNAQFLSLELAALGIDVFFQTVVGDNSSRLQQAIEIARSRADVILFTGGIGPTEDDLTKDALAASLGRSLHIDQLAMDHVQRFFDERKIVMTENNRKQALIIDGATPLPNETGLAAGLAFADGGKYYIVLPGPPREMKPMFTGQAKPWLQQHALTGEMPIYSKMLKFAGIGESLLEDKLIDLIRNQSDPTIAPYAKEGEVTVRISTKAPSEREAMQKLEVLETTIQEILPEHMYANIDVPLEQLIVDWMADAGLTLSAAESCTGGLLMESITNIPGSASMFLGGIVCYSNEMKKKLLNVPAALLEGPDAPGAVSREVAEVLADQVRMIADSDFGLSVTGVAGPGYSERKPVGLVFVGLAERGRPTQVYELNLKGTRENIRLRTVKSLLYRLWRRLEERKVDTPLEGSALQ